One Paenibacillus riograndensis SBR5 DNA segment encodes these proteins:
- a CDS encoding glycoside hydrolase family 172 protein: protein MLNSLYLRKEGLSRRQSSWDQTGGNRDFIVIGAGQTAAIAEIEGSGIIQHIWMTIAAKNKYAFRKVLVRMFWDGEEEPSVESPVGDFFGVGHGVASHYVSMPLNMITTQGVIEDKAAMNCFFEMPFRSSARIEIINECEDEMVLYFYVDYVEKEIPEDSFYFHASWRRENPTQGTVDLAALKLEHDRQDKANYADQKVYEVKNLTGDGNYVLMDAVGEGHYVGCNLSIDHLNPMPGFSWPGEGDDMFFIDGEPWPPRLHGTGTEDYFCAAWGYPSGKYDSPYHGVSLYAPIRGNGDAWRESNTILFNDYSGKMTQYRFHIVDPVIFRESLRFSIEHGHGNSQSNDYSSVAYWYQREPHKSYPEMLPVHLRLPLPEKESAKQFYRTF from the coding sequence GTGTTGAATTCATTATATTTGCGCAAGGAAGGGCTGTCCCGCAGACAGTCCAGTTGGGATCAGACGGGAGGCAACCGGGATTTCATCGTTATCGGAGCCGGCCAAACGGCAGCCATTGCTGAAATTGAAGGCTCGGGCATCATCCAGCATATCTGGATGACAATCGCAGCCAAAAATAAATATGCGTTCCGCAAAGTGCTGGTCCGCATGTTCTGGGATGGGGAGGAGGAGCCCAGTGTGGAATCGCCGGTTGGCGATTTCTTCGGGGTCGGCCACGGGGTAGCCAGCCACTATGTCTCCATGCCGCTGAATATGATAACGACCCAGGGGGTGATTGAGGACAAGGCGGCGATGAACTGTTTTTTTGAAATGCCGTTCCGCAGCAGCGCGCGGATCGAGATTATTAATGAGTGCGAAGATGAAATGGTCCTCTATTTCTATGTTGATTATGTGGAGAAGGAGATTCCGGAGGACAGCTTCTACTTCCATGCTTCCTGGCGCCGGGAGAATCCTACACAGGGGACGGTCGACTTGGCAGCCTTGAAGCTGGAGCATGACAGGCAGGACAAGGCCAATTATGCCGACCAGAAAGTATATGAGGTTAAAAATCTGACGGGTGACGGCAACTATGTGCTTATGGATGCCGTGGGTGAAGGGCATTATGTCGGCTGCAATCTCAGCATCGATCATTTGAATCCGATGCCGGGCTTCAGCTGGCCGGGAGAAGGGGATGACATGTTCTTCATCGACGGTGAACCGTGGCCGCCCCGCCTGCACGGCACAGGGACGGAGGATTATTTCTGCGCGGCCTGGGGCTACCCGTCCGGCAAATATGACAGCCCGTATCACGGGGTATCCCTGTATGCTCCGATCCGCGGCAACGGGGATGCCTGGAGAGAGAGCAATACGATTCTGTTCAATGATTATTCCGGCAAAATGACACAATACCGTTTCCATATCGTCGACCCCGTTATTTTCCGGGAGTCCCTGCGCTTCAGTATTGAGCACGGCCATGGAAACTCCCAGTCGAATGACTATTCTTCGGTAGCTTACTGGTATCAGCGCGAGCCCCACAAATCTTACCCTGAGATGCTGCCCGTCCACCTGCGGCTGCCGCTCCCCGAGAAGGAAAGCGCGAAGCAATTCTACCGGACGTTCTAA
- a CDS encoding carbohydrate ABC transporter permease, producing the protein MRAKAWVEKGLVYLVLVAGGLFSLLPLIWLIRSSLMDMGQIFELPPIWIPDPFRFGNFSEALTILPFGRYFINTTVIVIFTMLGVLVTCSISAYSFARMSWRGRNLVFGLLLSSMMLPYAVTLIPTFIGWSKLGLTNSFIPLIAPAWFGGGAFNIFLLRQFYLSIPRDLDEAAYVDGASHWRIFISIIIPLTRPALVVVGLFTFLASWNDFLGPLVYLNSESKYTLALGLQQFKGMYAAEWHLMMAAATVVLAPAIVVFFIGQRYFIEGITLTGIKA; encoded by the coding sequence ATGAGGGCAAAGGCATGGGTTGAGAAGGGATTGGTATATTTGGTGCTTGTGGCCGGAGGCCTCTTCAGTCTGCTGCCGCTGATCTGGCTCATCCGCAGCTCCCTGATGGATATGGGGCAAATTTTTGAGCTGCCCCCCATCTGGATACCCGATCCCTTCCGGTTTGGCAATTTCAGCGAAGCGCTGACCATTCTGCCGTTTGGCCGTTATTTTATCAATACAACGGTTATTGTAATTTTTACGATGCTGGGTGTCCTTGTGACCTGCTCCATCAGTGCGTACAGCTTTGCCCGCATGTCCTGGAGAGGCCGGAACCTTGTTTTCGGCCTGCTCTTGTCCAGCATGATGCTTCCCTATGCGGTTACGCTGATTCCGACCTTTATCGGCTGGAGCAAGCTGGGATTAACCAATTCCTTCATACCGCTGATTGCACCGGCCTGGTTCGGCGGCGGCGCGTTCAATATCTTCCTGCTGCGCCAGTTCTATCTGAGTATTCCCCGCGACCTTGACGAGGCGGCTTATGTGGACGGTGCGAGTCATTGGCGGATTTTTATCTCCATCATCATTCCCCTGACCCGGCCCGCGCTGGTCGTTGTCGGCCTGTTCACCTTTCTGGCTTCCTGGAATGACTTTCTGGGGCCGCTGGTCTATCTGAACAGCGAGTCCAAATATACGCTGGCGCTCGGCTTGCAGCAATTTAAAGGCATGTACGCTGCGGAATGGCATCTGATGATGGCGGCGGCAACGGTGGTGCTGGCTCCGGCGATTGTTGTCTTTTTTATCGGGCAGAGGTACTTTATAGAGGGCATTACACTTACAGGCATCAAAGCCTGA
- a CDS encoding carbohydrate ABC transporter permease yields the protein MIYSLYMSFTDYSGSNSPTFIGLDNYTRMFSGEDQYFYKSLGVTLYFVVLSVPTGIIYSFLLAILLNRNIKGKAIFRTVFYLPSIVPIIAISFIWLWLLNPDLGLANEMLRAIGLPGSQWIFGEKSVVPSLALMNLWTTGGTMIIFLAGLQDIPRSLYEAIEIDGGSKLHKLRNITIPMMTPTIFFNLIMGIINGFQVFSQAYVMTSGGPNNASLFYVFYLYREAFQFSRMGSASAIAWVLFIIIMLLTYMVFKSSKKWVYYEGDEAR from the coding sequence ATGATCTACAGCCTGTATATGAGCTTTACCGACTACTCGGGGTCCAATTCACCCACCTTTATCGGTCTGGACAATTACACCAGAATGTTCAGCGGGGAAGACCAGTATTTTTACAAATCGCTTGGGGTTACTCTGTACTTTGTGGTGCTTAGTGTGCCAACAGGCATTATCTATTCCTTTCTGCTGGCCATACTTCTGAACCGGAACATTAAGGGAAAAGCTATCTTCCGGACGGTTTTCTATCTGCCGTCCATCGTGCCGATTATCGCGATTTCGTTCATTTGGCTGTGGCTGCTGAATCCCGATTTGGGGCTGGCTAACGAGATGCTCCGGGCCATTGGCCTTCCCGGCAGCCAATGGATTTTTGGAGAGAAATCCGTGGTCCCTTCGCTGGCGCTGATGAACCTGTGGACAACGGGAGGGACGATGATTATCTTCCTGGCCGGCCTGCAGGATATTCCCCGCTCGCTGTATGAGGCGATTGAAATAGACGGGGGCTCGAAGCTTCATAAGCTGCGGAATATTACGATTCCCATGATGACGCCGACGATTTTTTTCAACCTGATTATGGGCATCATTAACGGGTTTCAGGTGTTCTCCCAGGCCTATGTCATGACCAGCGGCGGACCCAACAATGCCAGCTTGTTCTATGTCTTCTATCTGTACCGGGAAGCCTTTCAGTTCTCGCGGATGGGAAGCGCGAGCGCCATTGCCTGGGTGCTGTTCATCATCATTATGCTGTTGACCTATATGGTCTTCAAGTCATCGAAAAAATGGGTGTATTACGAAGGGGATGAAGCCAGATGA
- a CDS encoding ABC transporter substrate-binding protein, which yields MRKYTGRTKLMLLFLLIMALIVTACGAGGNNTNTAANTSKGNAKEGNSPAAGETGSAGGDKVTLKFTFWGSPQEKQAVEDAIKAFEAKNPNITIDSIHIPGTDFLQKLNAMIAGNEAPDLSYSAAWKLKMGEEGLIYNFFDLMKDDPSIKKEDYLQYAWWNWDTDKSAGPYQASVVPSLMYNADLFKEAGVELPPTKAEEAWQWDEFVDTAKKLTLDRNGKHPDDPGFDPKNIKQYGVKFSLSWLSYMPLVLSNGGDYLTKDGKEFGLSKPEATEAIQRIADLINVYHVAPSPVQASSIPAPATALQSRKVAMVIDGSWNHLDLSKANINWGVGVLPVLKDYKTFFLGGSLIIFKSSKHPKEAWEFSKFLTDPQNVLELHQGLWMPQLKQWYEDPKLVDSWANEKLPGRPAGFQDAVMRSTYEHAEPSAENNVRNFVEIDAAVTAGLDQVWLGTKTAAEAMKEVEAKVKPLVKGTYLK from the coding sequence ATGAGAAAATATACCGGCAGAACCAAGCTGATGTTACTCTTCCTACTGATTATGGCGTTAATTGTAACCGCTTGCGGGGCGGGCGGGAACAACACGAATACGGCGGCGAATACAAGCAAAGGAAATGCTAAGGAGGGAAACAGTCCCGCTGCTGGAGAAACCGGATCGGCCGGAGGGGATAAGGTTACACTGAAATTCACGTTCTGGGGCAGCCCGCAGGAGAAGCAGGCGGTGGAGGATGCCATTAAGGCTTTCGAAGCAAAAAATCCCAACATCACCATCGATTCCATCCATATCCCGGGCACAGACTTTTTACAGAAGCTGAATGCCATGATTGCCGGAAATGAAGCACCTGACCTGAGCTACTCTGCCGCATGGAAGCTGAAGATGGGTGAAGAAGGCCTGATCTATAATTTCTTCGATTTGATGAAGGATGACCCAAGCATTAAAAAGGAGGATTATCTCCAGTACGCCTGGTGGAACTGGGATACAGATAAAAGTGCCGGGCCTTATCAGGCCTCTGTCGTTCCTTCCCTGATGTACAATGCGGATCTGTTCAAGGAAGCAGGGGTAGAGCTGCCGCCGACCAAAGCGGAAGAAGCCTGGCAATGGGATGAATTCGTGGACACAGCCAAAAAGCTCACGCTTGACCGGAACGGCAAGCATCCCGATGATCCGGGATTTGATCCCAAGAACATCAAGCAATATGGTGTGAAGTTCAGCCTAAGCTGGCTGTCCTACATGCCGCTGGTACTGTCCAACGGCGGGGATTATTTGACAAAGGACGGCAAGGAGTTCGGACTTTCCAAGCCTGAAGCTACTGAAGCCATCCAAAGAATCGCTGATCTGATCAATGTATACCATGTTGCGCCTTCACCGGTTCAAGCCAGCAGCATTCCGGCACCGGCAACTGCGCTTCAATCCAGAAAGGTTGCGATGGTCATCGACGGAAGCTGGAACCATCTGGATCTGAGCAAAGCCAATATCAACTGGGGAGTCGGTGTACTGCCGGTTCTGAAGGACTACAAGACCTTCTTCCTCGGAGGTTCCCTGATTATCTTCAAGAGCTCCAAGCATCCGAAGGAGGCTTGGGAATTCTCTAAATTCCTCACGGACCCGCAGAATGTGCTGGAGCTTCATCAAGGGCTGTGGATGCCGCAGCTGAAGCAGTGGTATGAGGATCCGAAGCTGGTTGACAGCTGGGCCAACGAGAAGCTTCCGGGCCGCCCGGCCGGGTTCCAGGATGCCGTTATGCGTTCCACTTACGAGCATGCTGAGCCTTCGGCAGAGAATAATGTCAGAAACTTTGTGGAGATTGACGCTGCGGTAACGGCGGGGCTGGACCAGGTATGGCTCGGCACCAAAACCGCCGCAGAGGCAATGAAAGAAGTAGAAGCCAAAGTGAAGCCGCTGGTTAAGGGAACGTATTTGAAATAA
- a CDS encoding cache domain-containing sensor histidine kinase has product MKLKNKLILSYIVLITLPLTILGFGYYYASKEIMLKLARDNVSEIVLKNNQIINERLKIIQDDSLSLMVECQLYQIFDGSGPAGGQQLLATNKKVTEILGRYFSPSADLYSAELVTRAFVYGNKNKNTYPPDHFYSSELYRAAAEGKGRIAWVPTYDYTRMHALPELAGSNIEYRYMFSAVRQINPSCVRNDSIVRASPGSEKPVLVMNFKDDVYANIFRDSIPIQGSVFLVASENGTMIAHQDKMRIGTVEPAAWLKELRSKGSGTAYVTAGGKRMIACFALSPVTNWLSVVLIPPGALTHDIADTILFFILALGAPLLALSLLFAYLISARISSPVSKLLLAIKRVGGGDFNAQIKVEGRDELGHVLMKFNSMNEQVRELINENYVVKLRERETEILALNIQLNPHFLYNTLNIINWMAVYGEKEQVSNMLISLSRMLHYTTDNRRDLMLLREDIAWLQDYIVIMANRFEHRFRVDFDIQPELLEVSVPKLFLQPLVENAIIHGFRNMESGGLITIYGQRQGDDIRFCVEDNGSGIEPERLEQLLKAESPNIGLKNVDKRIKLLYGGKHGIEIESVPEFGTRVKLVIPYPGSE; this is encoded by the coding sequence ATGAAGCTGAAGAATAAACTGATCCTGTCTTATATTGTGCTGATTACCCTCCCTCTCACGATCCTCGGCTTTGGTTATTATTATGCGAGCAAGGAGATTATGCTGAAGCTGGCCCGTGACAACGTCAGTGAGATTGTGCTGAAGAACAACCAGATCATCAATGAACGCCTGAAAATTATTCAGGATGACAGCCTTTCGCTGATGGTGGAGTGCCAGTTGTATCAGATTTTTGACGGGAGCGGACCGGCCGGGGGACAGCAGCTGCTTGCTACCAATAAAAAAGTGACGGAGATTCTCGGGCGGTACTTTTCACCATCTGCCGATCTGTATTCCGCTGAACTGGTCACACGGGCCTTCGTGTATGGAAACAAGAACAAAAATACCTATCCCCCTGACCACTTCTACAGCTCTGAGCTATACCGGGCGGCAGCCGAAGGGAAAGGTCGTATCGCCTGGGTGCCGACCTATGATTATACCCGGATGCATGCGCTGCCTGAGCTTGCCGGAAGTAATATCGAATACCGGTATATGTTCTCGGCTGTCCGACAGATCAATCCCTCCTGTGTCCGTAATGATAGTATTGTCCGGGCAAGCCCAGGATCTGAGAAGCCGGTTCTGGTGATGAATTTCAAGGATGATGTGTATGCCAATATATTCAGGGACAGCATTCCGATTCAGGGGTCGGTATTCCTGGTAGCCAGTGAGAACGGTACGATGATCGCCCATCAGGATAAAATGCGTATTGGGACCGTGGAACCGGCAGCCTGGCTGAAGGAGCTGCGGAGCAAGGGCAGCGGAACGGCTTATGTGACTGCCGGCGGGAAGCGGATGATTGCCTGCTTCGCCTTATCTCCGGTGACCAACTGGCTGTCTGTTGTGCTGATTCCTCCAGGCGCATTGACTCATGATATTGCAGATACCATTTTGTTCTTTATTCTGGCGCTGGGCGCACCGCTGCTTGCCCTTTCGCTTCTGTTCGCCTATCTGATATCCGCGCGTATTTCTTCGCCGGTCAGCAAGCTGCTGCTGGCCATCAAGCGGGTAGGCGGCGGGGATTTCAATGCGCAGATTAAGGTGGAAGGCAGGGACGAGCTGGGCCATGTGCTGATGAAGTTCAACAGCATGAATGAGCAGGTCAGGGAGCTGATCAATGAGAATTATGTAGTCAAGCTGCGGGAGCGGGAGACGGAAATCCTCGCGCTGAACATCCAGCTCAACCCTCATTTTCTATATAACACACTCAATATTATTAACTGGATGGCTGTTTACGGCGAGAAGGAGCAGGTCAGCAATATGCTGATCAGCCTGTCCCGGATGCTGCATTACACTACAGACAACCGGAGAGACCTGATGCTTCTGAGAGAGGATATTGCCTGGCTTCAGGATTATATCGTGATTATGGCCAACCGCTTCGAGCACCGGTTCCGTGTGGATTTTGATATTCAGCCTGAGCTGCTGGAGGTGAGCGTGCCAAAGCTGTTCCTGCAGCCGCTGGTGGAGAATGCCATTATTCATGGTTTTCGAAATATGGAGAGCGGCGGGCTGATTACCATTTACGGACAGCGGCAGGGGGATGATATCCGGTTCTGTGTAGAGGACAACGGCAGCGGCATCGAGCCGGAGCGTCTGGAACAGCTGTTGAAGGCAGAGAGCCCCAATATCGGACTGAAAAATGTGGATAAACGGATCAAGCTGCTCTATGGCGGCAAACACGGTATAGAGATTGAGTCTGTCCCAGAATTCGGAACCCGGGTGAAGCTGGTTATCCCCTATCCCGGATCAGAGTAA
- a CDS encoding response regulator produces MYNVLVADDEPRHRRGIADMIKQLRPEYRIFMVKDGLEALRIIEDNRIDIILTDIRMPNMDGLTLIERMESRRERVKIVILSVYGNFEYARQALQLGAFDYLLKPLAFPELSGILDKLDTALEKERLSLQDGAVLRQRLSSAAPVYEQHLLSRWMRSASSEEELQEIRSLFPAVSGGFVMLAKFQKREVAEFYTLEDFEELKTSVINWMKEIYQTVGPSLSFNLEGADPMIGSIVTSAHSLEWLLKRDMEQFRQFIRQVRDEFGLTLTLGAGNWVADLYSEAPQSFEQAQKALEYTFYTGAGQLVLFDEIAYNPDKPSLKMVPADTGITDALARLDRDTVAQALKTLIGRLLEGDCPSPAHLKDCVLYALVNEVKGSELFLRQEEVSNFISEMEFQIPACESLDEVEKRAAFYLNRIMDSIGERKENKSGRTISLCKAFLEAHYMEDLSLEYVARQFFFSPAYFSSFFKQHTSLTFTEYLLRLRMDKAKELLQNGDLKISAIALSVGFRDAGYFTRVFKRETGLSPEEFRKKDVL; encoded by the coding sequence ATGTACAACGTGCTTGTCGCCGATGATGAACCGCGTCACCGCCGGGGTATTGCAGACATGATTAAGCAGCTCAGGCCGGAATACCGGATTTTTATGGTGAAGGATGGTCTTGAGGCGCTGCGTATCATCGAAGATAACCGGATCGATATTATTCTCACAGATATCCGAATGCCCAATATGGACGGATTGACTTTGATTGAACGGATGGAGAGCCGCCGGGAGCGGGTCAAAATTGTGATTCTCAGCGTATACGGAAATTTTGAATATGCAAGGCAGGCCCTGCAGCTCGGAGCCTTCGATTACCTGCTGAAGCCGCTGGCATTCCCGGAGCTTTCCGGGATTCTGGACAAGCTTGATACCGCGCTGGAGAAAGAGCGGCTGAGTCTGCAGGATGGCGCGGTTCTCCGGCAGCGGCTCAGCTCGGCAGCTCCGGTCTATGAGCAGCATTTGCTCAGCCGGTGGATGCGTTCAGCTTCAAGCGAGGAGGAGCTTCAGGAAATACGAAGCCTATTTCCCGCTGTCAGCGGAGGTTTTGTTATGCTGGCCAAGTTTCAGAAGCGGGAGGTCGCGGAGTTCTATACGCTTGAGGATTTTGAGGAGCTCAAGACCAGCGTGATAAACTGGATGAAGGAAATCTATCAGACCGTGGGTCCGTCGCTTTCCTTCAACCTGGAAGGTGCGGACCCGATGATCGGGTCTATTGTGACCTCGGCACATTCCCTGGAATGGCTGCTGAAGCGGGATATGGAGCAGTTCCGGCAATTCATCCGCCAGGTCCGGGACGAATTTGGCCTGACCCTGACTCTGGGTGCAGGGAACTGGGTGGCGGATCTGTACAGTGAGGCTCCGCAGTCTTTTGAGCAGGCGCAGAAAGCGCTGGAGTACACCTTTTACACGGGGGCAGGGCAGCTTGTCCTCTTTGATGAAATCGCTTACAACCCGGATAAGCCAAGCCTGAAGATGGTTCCTGCCGATACAGGCATCACAGACGCTTTGGCACGGCTGGACAGAGACACAGTGGCCCAGGCCCTGAAGACGCTGATCGGGAGACTGCTCGAAGGGGACTGCCCGTCCCCGGCCCATCTCAAAGACTGCGTCCTATACGCTCTTGTTAATGAAGTCAAAGGAAGCGAACTGTTTCTCCGCCAGGAGGAAGTGAGCAACTTCATTTCCGAGATGGAATTTCAGATTCCCGCCTGTGAAAGTCTGGACGAAGTCGAGAAGCGGGCAGCTTTTTATTTGAACCGGATTATGGACAGCATCGGGGAGCGCAAGGAGAACAAAAGCGGACGGACCATCAGCCTGTGCAAAGCATTTCTGGAGGCCCATTACATGGAGGACCTGTCGCTGGAGTATGTTGCCCGGCAGTTCTTTTTCAGCCCCGCCTATTTCAGCAGCTTTTTTAAACAGCATACCTCCCTGACCTTCACCGAATATTTGCTGCGCCTGCGTATGGATAAAGCCAAGGAGCTGCTGCAGAACGGGGACCTGAAAATCTCAGCCATTGCCTTAAGTGTGGGATTCAGGGACGCCGGTTATTTTACCAGAGTATTCAAGCGGGAAACCGGGCTGTCACCGGAGGAATTCCGGAAGAAAGATGTATTGTAG
- a CDS encoding LacI family DNA-binding transcriptional regulator, protein MAKQRVTLVQVAKDAGVSPATVSHFMNGNFHRMRPETREKISDSITKLGYQANPVAKSLITGKMYTIGLVLSNSTYDGYFEDLYFLHFAKVLKQQLKTMGYKLILLDFDEIFMNIQMVDGIIVKATLETEKFMPRLMDLNVPVITIGRHNLSYGAHIVRVNDYQCGQTGVDHLMSRGYHKIIILTYPHGQVPGFDDRLNGASQAMQEKGNLTTVITGDMTESFGYDTVMQLHSNGQLPQALFCLNDISAIGVLKACKDLNLSVPENLAVLGVDDMPTVSELLSLSTIRHPINELALNASELIIQSVETKGEPVQPVDRMFPIELMARHTS, encoded by the coding sequence ATGGCAAAACAAAGAGTTACTTTAGTACAGGTCGCCAAAGATGCAGGCGTGTCGCCGGCAACGGTCTCCCATTTCATGAACGGCAATTTTCACCGGATGAGACCGGAGACCCGCGAGAAAATAAGCGACTCGATTACAAAGCTCGGGTACCAGGCAAACCCTGTTGCCAAAAGCCTGATTACCGGCAAAATGTATACCATCGGCCTCGTTCTGTCAAACAGCACTTATGACGGATATTTCGAAGATTTATATTTCCTGCACTTCGCCAAGGTGCTGAAGCAGCAGCTGAAGACTATGGGCTACAAGCTGATCCTTCTGGACTTTGATGAGATCTTCATGAATATCCAGATGGTGGATGGAATTATTGTAAAAGCAACCCTGGAGACGGAGAAGTTCATGCCGAGGCTCATGGATCTCAACGTTCCGGTCATCACCATCGGCCGGCATAATTTATCCTACGGGGCGCATATTGTCCGGGTGAACGATTATCAGTGCGGCCAGACAGGAGTGGATCATTTAATGTCCCGGGGGTATCACAAAATTATTATTCTGACCTATCCGCATGGACAGGTCCCCGGATTCGACGACCGGTTGAACGGTGCCTCCCAGGCTATGCAGGAGAAGGGCAATCTCACAACGGTCATTACCGGAGATATGACGGAAAGCTTCGGTTATGATACGGTGATGCAGCTGCACTCCAATGGCCAACTGCCGCAGGCATTGTTCTGCCTGAACGATATCTCTGCCATCGGAGTGCTGAAGGCCTGCAAGGATTTGAACCTGTCCGTGCCGGAGAACCTTGCCGTGCTCGGTGTGGATGATATGCCGACCGTATCGGAGCTGCTCAGTCTGTCAACGATCCGGCATCCGATCAACGAGCTGGCACTGAATGCCTCGGAGCTAATAATTCAATCCGTTGAAACCAAGGGGGAGCCGGTCCAGCCTGTTGACCGGATGTTCCCCATTGAACTGATGGCAAGGCATACCAGCTGA
- a CDS encoding glycoside hydrolase family 172 protein has translation MQSMNQLFGRMKGKSRAITAENPRGLKGQGGQAEGPLGVARKGKAFISLAQGETATLVDIEGPGIIQHIWMTVTDKTESGWFVLRDLVLRMYWDNEEQPSVEVPLGDFFCNGFGARAVVNSLPVVVNPVGGMNSYFAMPFRQAAKVTITNEHPQSIEAFFYQFDYMLVDELDEDTEYFHAQYRRENPTVLRQDYTLIDGIKGRGKFIGTYMSWTSLSRYWYGEGEVKFYIDGDRDWPTICGTGAEDYFGGAWGFVKYDNGNPVQEQTYSTPFMGFPYFATRDDTRSHIYDGAACPMRGFYRWHILDPILFEEDLRVTVQQIGHDGQALFERSDDISSVSYWYQTEPHQAFPEFPAVMDRRPR, from the coding sequence ATGCAATCAATGAATCAGCTGTTTGGCCGAATGAAAGGCAAGAGCAGAGCAATTACAGCGGAGAATCCGCGGGGTCTGAAGGGGCAAGGCGGCCAGGCGGAAGGCCCTCTGGGTGTTGCCCGCAAAGGCAAGGCGTTCATCTCGCTCGCACAGGGAGAAACCGCGACGCTTGTTGATATTGAAGGACCCGGAATCATTCAGCATATCTGGATGACCGTTACCGATAAGACTGAATCCGGCTGGTTCGTCCTCCGCGACCTGGTGCTGCGCATGTACTGGGACAATGAAGAACAACCATCCGTTGAAGTGCCGCTGGGCGATTTTTTCTGCAACGGCTTTGGAGCGCGGGCGGTTGTCAATTCACTGCCGGTAGTGGTGAATCCGGTCGGCGGCATGAACAGCTACTTCGCCATGCCCTTCCGCCAGGCGGCCAAAGTAACCATTACGAATGAGCATCCCCAGAGCATTGAGGCGTTTTTCTATCAATTTGACTATATGCTGGTGGATGAATTGGATGAGGATACCGAGTATTTTCACGCCCAGTACCGCAGAGAAAATCCCACGGTCCTGAGGCAGGATTATACCCTGATTGATGGAATTAAAGGAAGAGGCAAATTTATCGGCACCTATATGTCCTGGACTTCTCTATCCCGTTATTGGTATGGTGAAGGTGAAGTGAAATTCTATATCGACGGTGACCGGGACTGGCCGACGATTTGCGGTACCGGGGCAGAGGATTATTTCGGCGGTGCCTGGGGTTTTGTGAAATATGACAACGGAAACCCGGTGCAGGAGCAGACGTATTCCACCCCGTTTATGGGTTTCCCTTATTTTGCAACGAGGGATGATACCCGGTCACACATTTATGACGGTGCGGCTTGCCCGATGCGGGGGTTCTACCGCTGGCATATTCTTGATCCGATTCTGTTCGAAGAGGACCTGCGGGTGACCGTACAGCAAATAGGACATGACGGCCAAGCCTTATTTGAACGCAGCGACGATATCAGCTCGGTCAGCTACTGGTATCAGACGGAGCCGCATCAGGCGTTTCCGGAATTTCCGGCAGTGATGGACAGACGTCCGCGGTAA
- a CDS encoding carbohydrate ABC transporter permease, which produces MLAKKKLSSSLLYILVIAILLIQIYPVVWLMLSSFKSSIELTTQPFAMPSSWSFENYASVFRESSLLLYIKNTAIVTFVCLALIIFLSATAGFALVKMINRLNSKLLLFFTVGIMIPIQVTLIPLFIMYKDYGLLNSYPALILPQVGFALPLSILIFTSFYRYVPGELIEAAVIDGCNIYQVFIRIISPLTINTTITVASINFIFIWNDFVFSNTFTNDKAYKTIAVGLQEFIGAFGATDWGQTFAAISISIIPIIVTYLFLNKYVMAGVSDGAVKG; this is translated from the coding sequence ATGCTGGCGAAGAAAAAGCTCTCCTCTTCTCTGCTGTATATCCTGGTCATTGCGATTCTGCTGATTCAAATCTACCCCGTAGTCTGGCTGATGCTGTCCAGCTTCAAATCAAGCATCGAGCTGACGACACAGCCGTTTGCAATGCCTTCGTCCTGGTCGTTTGAGAACTATGCCAGTGTATTCCGGGAGAGCAGCCTGCTGCTGTATATCAAAAATACCGCTATTGTGACCTTTGTCTGTCTGGCATTGATCATCTTCCTGAGCGCGACCGCAGGTTTTGCCCTGGTCAAAATGATCAACCGGCTGAATTCGAAGCTGCTGCTGTTTTTTACGGTCGGCATTATGATTCCGATTCAGGTTACCCTGATTCCGCTCTTTATTATGTATAAAGATTACGGCCTGCTGAACTCGTATCCGGCATTGATCCTGCCGCAGGTGGGTTTCGCGCTGCCTTTGTCCATTCTGATCTTCACCAGCTTCTACCGGTATGTGCCGGGCGAGCTTATTGAGGCTGCAGTAATCGACGGCTGCAACATCTATCAGGTTTTCATCCGGATTATTTCGCCGCTTACCATCAATACAACCATTACGGTGGCATCGATTAACTTTATTTTTATCTGGAATGATTTCGTGTTCTCCAATACGTTCACCAATGATAAAGCGTACAAGACGATTGCCGTCGGGCTGCAGGAATTCATCGGCGCCTTTGGGGCTACAGATTGGGGCCAGACCTTTGCGGCAATCAGCATCAGCATTATTCCCATTATTGTTACGTACTTGTTCCTGAATAAATATGTGATGGCCGGTGTGTCGGACGGTGCAGTCAAAGGATAA